One part of the Longimicrobium sp. genome encodes these proteins:
- a CDS encoding GNAT family N-acetyltransferase, with protein sequence MPIVVRPATVFEDVATMVGPKRPDANVCWCLSYRIPSKENVALRGPTRGERVAALMEQGPIGVLAYDGDEVVGWAAVAPRRETTFANSRTIPLVDGTDADVWAVWCIRVRPGHRGRGISHPLLQGAVEFARSRGAAAIEGYPVDNEGAKVDLTMAYVGTRGLFEKVGFRKVADTSSVLNGFPRVLMRLELR encoded by the coding sequence ATGCCGATCGTGGTTCGCCCGGCGACCGTGTTCGAGGACGTCGCGACGATGGTGGGGCCCAAGCGGCCGGACGCGAACGTCTGCTGGTGCCTGAGCTACCGCATCCCGTCGAAGGAGAACGTCGCGCTCAGGGGCCCGACGCGTGGCGAGCGGGTGGCCGCGCTCATGGAGCAGGGGCCCATCGGGGTCCTGGCCTACGACGGCGACGAGGTCGTCGGGTGGGCGGCGGTCGCGCCACGCCGCGAGACGACCTTCGCGAACAGCCGCACGATCCCCCTTGTCGACGGTACGGACGCCGACGTGTGGGCGGTCTGGTGCATCCGCGTCCGCCCGGGGCACCGGGGGCGCGGGATCTCCCATCCCCTGCTGCAGGGTGCGGTCGAGTTCGCGCGGTCGCGGGGGGCGGCCGCCATCGAGGGGTACCCCGTCGACAATGAAGGCGCGAAGGTCGACCTGACCATGGCGTACGTCGGCACGCGGGGCCTGTTCGAGAAGGTGGGGTTTCGGAAGGTGGCCGATACCTCATCCGTGCTCAACGGCTTTCCCCGGGTGCTGATGCGGCTGGAGCTGCGCT